In a single window of the Pontibacter russatus genome:
- the chrA gene encoding chromate efflux transporter: protein MSLRYYIFLRDVLILALTAFGGPQAHIAMMFKLLVDKRRYLTEKELIELNALCQILPGPTSTQTITAIGFKIGGPNLAYLTLLVWITPAATIMALAAIGISYLQQQGMSLEFLRIILPMAVGFVAYAAYVISLKVVTTKTAIVLMVISAILVYFFSSPWVFPVMLLAGGAVTALRFKQHPLEKDKKLHIQWANFILFVGVLVTAAVLGATTSSLPVRLFENFYRNGSLVFGGGQVLIPLLFTEFVDFKGYLTGEEFLSGYAIVQALPGPTFSFCSFVGSLAMRKFGLPGQLLGSFVATVGIFLPGTFLIFFVIRFWDGLKKYRVVRASLEGISAVSSGMVVAAAIQLYHPIENTPLNFGIVVATFCLLLFTKIPAPVLILTGLLLGIIIN from the coding sequence ATGAGCCTGCGCTACTATATCTTTCTCAGGGATGTCCTGATTCTGGCCCTCACAGCTTTCGGGGGGCCGCAGGCGCACATTGCCATGATGTTCAAGCTACTGGTAGACAAGCGCCGCTACCTGACGGAGAAGGAACTGATAGAGCTGAACGCCCTGTGCCAGATCCTGCCCGGCCCCACCTCCACCCAAACCATCACGGCCATCGGCTTTAAGATCGGGGGGCCGAACCTGGCGTACCTTACGCTGCTTGTCTGGATAACGCCTGCCGCCACCATTATGGCGCTGGCGGCCATCGGCATCTCCTACCTGCAGCAGCAGGGCATGTCCCTGGAGTTCCTGCGGATTATCCTACCCATGGCCGTGGGTTTTGTGGCCTACGCCGCCTATGTCATCAGCCTGAAAGTGGTGACGACAAAAACGGCCATTGTGCTGATGGTGATTTCGGCTATCCTGGTGTATTTCTTCTCCTCTCCGTGGGTGTTTCCGGTGATGCTGCTTGCGGGCGGCGCGGTCACGGCCCTGCGCTTTAAGCAGCACCCGCTCGAAAAAGACAAGAAGCTGCACATCCAGTGGGCCAATTTCATATTGTTTGTGGGGGTGTTGGTAACGGCGGCGGTGCTGGGTGCCACGACCTCCTCGTTGCCGGTCAGGTTGTTCGAGAACTTTTACCGGAACGGAAGCCTGGTGTTTGGGGGCGGGCAGGTGCTCATTCCGCTGCTCTTCACCGAGTTTGTGGACTTTAAAGGTTACCTCACCGGGGAGGAGTTCCTGTCGGGCTACGCCATTGTGCAGGCCCTGCCGGGACCCACCTTCTCTTTCTGCTCCTTCGTCGGCAGCCTGGCGATGCGGAAGTTCGGCCTGCCGGGCCAGTTGCTGGGCTCTTTTGTGGCGACCGTCGGCATTTTCCTGCCGGGCACTTTTCTCATCTTCTTCGTTATCCGGTTTTGGGACGGCCTGAAGAAATACCGGGTGGTGCGGGCCTCGCTGGAAGGAATCAGCGCCGTGAGTTCGGGCATGGTGGTAGCGGCGGCCATACAGCTCTATCACCCCATCGAGAACACGCCCCTGAACTTCGGCATTGTGGTGGCCACGTTTTGCCTGCTCCT